A window of Nodularia sp. LEGE 06071 contains these coding sequences:
- a CDS encoding winged helix-turn-helix transcriptional regulator yields MKAEAKTDSRLTCEVETTLKVIGGRWKVLIIRELISEVKRFGELQRSLPGITQKMLTQQLREMEEDGIIHRKVYAQIPPKVEYSLTSLGESLIPILYAMHKWAVENLSPTND; encoded by the coding sequence ATGAAAGCTGAAGCAAAAACAGATAGTCGGCTCACTTGCGAAGTTGAAACCACATTAAAGGTAATTGGCGGACGCTGGAAAGTTTTGATTATTAGAGAATTAATCTCAGAGGTCAAACGCTTTGGGGAATTGCAACGAAGTTTACCGGGAATTACCCAAAAAATGCTGACTCAGCAACTCAGAGAAATGGAAGAAGATGGAATTATACATCGAAAAGTGTATGCACAAATCCCCCCAAAGGTAGAATACTCATTGACAAGTTTGGGAGAAAGTCTCATACCAATTCTTTATGCAATGCATAAATGGGCGGTGGAAAACTTGTCGCCAACCAACGATTAG
- a CDS encoding FMN-dependent NADH-azoreductase, which produces MANILHIDASPRGERSISRALSYELITSWKETHLGVTVTYRDLGRSPVPHVDESWIAAAFTPPDARTPELNEAIKLSDSLVDEFLAADRYVFGVPMYNLSIPSTFKAYIDQIVRAGKTFAVTENGYQGLVDSSKKVLIITSRGGTFPAGTPYEAYDHQVPYLRTILGFMGLTDVTFIHADSLNLGDEARQNSIAAAKDAIAQAVNSW; this is translated from the coding sequence ATGGCAAATATCCTTCACATTGATGCTAGTCCCCGTGGTGAACGTTCTATTTCGCGGGCGCTATCCTATGAGTTGATCACTTCTTGGAAAGAGACTCATTTGGGGGTGACAGTTACTTATCGGGATTTAGGTCGCAGTCCTGTTCCCCATGTAGATGAATCATGGATTGCTGCTGCTTTTACACCACCTGATGCACGCACGCCTGAATTGAATGAAGCAATTAAGCTGTCTGACAGTCTAGTTGATGAGTTCCTCGCAGCTGACCGCTATGTTTTTGGTGTGCCAATGTATAACTTGAGTATACCTTCTACTTTCAAAGCTTATATTGACCAAATTGTCAGGGCTGGTAAGACTTTTGCCGTTACTGAGAATGGTTACCAAGGTTTAGTAGATAGCAGCAAGAAGGTACTAATAATTACTTCTCGTGGTGGTACTTTTCCGGCAGGAACGCCCTACGAAGCTTATGATCACCAAGTCCCCTATCTTCGCACCATTTTGGGTTTTATGGGACTCACAGATGTGACTTTTATCCATGCTGATAGTCTGAATTTGGGTGATGAAGCTCGTCAAAATTCTATAGCCGCAGCTAAGGATGCGATCGCTCAAGCCGTAAATAGTTGGTAA
- a CDS encoding salt stress protein, Slr1339 family, which translates to MDSLDKLLDQLKAEYDQAKPAASQPQNNPAKSSPPQLPKSLSLVDSLLAEVRADFAAQDEAEELQKQQALEQEKIRQAQVKAQKLAALKLEAEAWLKTLDPFSQEGFWFEQFAESYPSKLEAAIEYLQSNG; encoded by the coding sequence ATGGATTCTCTTGATAAGCTGCTAGATCAACTCAAAGCTGAATATGATCAAGCCAAACCCGCAGCATCACAGCCACAGAATAATCCAGCCAAATCATCTCCCCCACAACTACCAAAATCGTTATCTTTAGTTGATAGCCTTTTGGCAGAAGTTAGGGCTGATTTTGCAGCACAAGATGAAGCTGAGGAGTTACAAAAACAGCAAGCACTAGAACAAGAAAAAATTCGACAAGCCCAAGTCAAAGCCCAAAAACTAGCAGCTTTGAAACTAGAAGCTGAAGCATGGTTGAAAACATTAGATCCGTTTTCTCAAGAAGGCTTTTGGTTTGAACAGTTTGCTGAAAGTTACCCCTCAAAATTAGAGGCGGCGATTGAATATTTACAAAGCAACGGATAA
- a CDS encoding Rieske (2Fe-2S) protein, with product MSWTKVLAADALAADGRQVVKVGNRKILLVNHDSQLYAVDNTCPHLKMPMKNGKITEGGAIVCPIHRSAFDLRTGEVQSWCPWPPVVGKVLSKISQEKALPVFPVRVEEGSIWIDLQEE from the coding sequence ATGAGCTGGACTAAAGTTCTTGCAGCCGATGCACTTGCAGCAGACGGGAGACAAGTGGTAAAAGTTGGCAACCGGAAAATTCTGCTGGTGAACCACGACAGTCAGCTTTATGCTGTAGATAATACCTGCCCTCATTTAAAAATGCCCATGAAAAATGGGAAAATTACAGAAGGCGGAGCAATTGTTTGTCCTATACATCGGAGTGCTTTTGACCTACGGACTGGAGAAGTACAAAGTTGGTGTCCTTGGCCACCTGTTGTAGGTAAAGTTCTGTCAAAGATTTCACAGGAGAAAGCTCTACCAGTGTTCCCTGTGCGTGTGGAAGAAGGTAGTATTTGGATTGATCTACAAGAGGAATAG
- a CDS encoding vWA domain-containing protein, translating to MLENRDYTLIIDKSGSMATPDQKGGRTRWVSAQESTLALASKCEQFDPDGITVYLFSGRFKRYDNVTAAKVTQIFQENDPSGSTDLAGVLKHATDDYFQRKNAGQTKPNGEIILVITDGEPDDRKAVMKVIIEASRLMDNNEELGISFIQVGTDAQATRFLKVLDDDLQGAGAKFDICDTITMDDMEDLSLSEVLLNAIMD from the coding sequence ATGCTCGAAAATAGAGACTATACACTCATTATCGACAAAAGCGGTAGCATGGCTACCCCAGATCAAAAAGGTGGTAGAACTAGATGGGTATCAGCACAAGAATCTACCTTAGCCTTAGCGAGTAAGTGCGAGCAATTTGATCCAGATGGCATCACTGTATATTTATTTTCCGGTAGATTCAAACGCTATGATAATGTCACAGCCGCTAAGGTAACACAAATCTTTCAAGAAAATGACCCCTCTGGTTCTACAGATTTAGCAGGTGTGTTGAAACACGCCACTGATGATTACTTTCAACGCAAGAATGCGGGTCAAACTAAGCCCAATGGTGAAATTATCTTAGTAATTACTGATGGGGAACCGGATGATCGCAAAGCGGTAATGAAGGTAATTATTGAAGCTTCTCGCCTGATGGATAACAACGAAGAACTAGGTATTTCCTTCATTCAAGTTGGTACAGATGCACAAGCTACCCGCTTTCTGAAAGTCTTAGATGATGATCTTCAAGGCGCTGGAGCTAAATTCGATATCTGCGACACAATTACAATGGATGATATGGAAGATTTAAGTCTATCGGAAGTGCTACTAAATGCCATTATGGACTAG